The genomic segment GGCGTCAGTCCCCCCGATTTGCGTAACCACCCCCCTGCCGTGAGCGTTGCTGCTACAGACGGTTAATCTGCTGATCGGTCGACTTCGGTCAGTTGCGGTCGCTCATGGGGTCGGGAGGTCGTCATGGCAGCACTCGCCTGGTTGTTGATTCCGCTTCTCGCTGCTTGCGGTGCTGCGATATGGGGAAGCTGGGCCGCTCGCAACCGCACCACCGGCGACGTCTCCGAACTCGCCGGATACGCCAGGTTCCGTGAGGCGATGGAGAAGTCGGACTCCGGTTCCGGCGTTCTCTGACACCGGAGACACCGCGTGAACCGTAAGCGGTCGCCAATCGCACCGCGCGAACCGTACCGGCCTGCCGTCGCACCACCGACGGGACCCGGACCCGCCGGCCGCCCGCCGGGCCGACGCGAGGAGCGCCGCGGGCCCACGTGAGACCGTGCCGGACCTCCCCTCCGCGGAGCCGGGCGGGCCTCCGGCCGCGACCGCCTCGTCCGTCCGGCCGAAGCCCCCGTACGGATGCCCCGGCAGTGCACTCACAGGCCCTTCCCGTACTGTCGTTCCATGCCACGCCGCACCGCGACGATGCTCGCTTCGACCTTGATCCTCATCGTGCTGCTCTGCGTGGGCGTGCCGCTCAAAGTGCCGTACGCGGAGATGTCTCCCGGCCCGACCGTGAACACGCTCGGCAACGCCGGTGGGGAGCCCGTGCTCCAGATCTCCGGCCACAAGACCTATCCGACGTCCGGTCACCTCAACATGACGACGGTCAGGGTCACCAGCGCGGACTACGGCATGAACCTCGTCGAGGCCGTCTACGGCTGGCTCGACCACGACAGCGTGGTGGTTCCGCACGACACGCTCTACCCGGACGGCAAGACCGAGGAGCAGTCGACGCAGGAGAACGCCGAGGAGTTCAGCCAGTCCCAGGAGAGCGCCAAGGTCGCCGCCCTGACCGAGCTGGGCATCCCGGTGACCGCGCGCGTGGTGGTCTCCACGGTCGTCAAGGGCAGCCCCGCCGAGAACAGACTGCACGCCGGTGATGTGATCAAGGACGTCGACGGGACGGCGGTCGAGCAGCCCGAGGACGTGGCGAAGCTCGTCACCAAGCACAAGCCGGGGCAGGACGTCACCTTCACGGTCGTCCCGGCCAGGGCCGCCGCCGCGGCCGAGAAGGCCGGCAAGCAGCCCGAGGGCACCGAACGGGTCACCATCGTCACCGAGAAGGCGCCCAAGGAGAACCGGGCGATCGTCGGCATCCAGGCCGGGACCGACCACACCTTCCCGTTCACCATCGACATCAAGCTCGCCGATGTGGGGGGACCCAGCGCCGGTCTGATGTTCTCGCTCGGCATCATCGACAAGCTGACGCCGACCGACCTGACGGGCGGGAAGTTCGTCGCGGGCACCGGCACCATCGACGACAAGGGCGAGGTGGGCCCGATCGGCGGCATCAACATGAAGCTGGTCGGCGCGCGCGACGCGGGCGCCAGGTACTTCCTGACACCGGACGAGAACTGCGCGGCGGCGGCCTCCGACACCCCGAGCGGGCTCACCCTGGTCCGGGTGAAGACCCTGTCCGACGCCCGGCAGTCGCTGGAGAAGATCCGCACGGACAGGACGGCCGACCTGCCCGGCTGCTCGAAGAGCTGACCGCTCGCGCCCGTCGCGAGCGGCCCCGGGCCCCGGTGCTCCGGTGTCAGCCCTCGAAGGTGGCGGCCAGCGCCTCCGCCAGCCCGGGGACCAGACCGGCACCGGTCAGCACCTCGGTCGACGAGTCCTTCTCGCGCAGCCGTACGGCCGACTCACGCGCCCCGTCCCGCAGCACGGCCACGGTCATCCGCACCTCCTGCCGGTCCGGGTGGCCGGCGACCCACTTGGTCAGCTGCGTGTCGTTCAGCCCCTCGGGTACGGACGCCTCCGCGGACGGCGGCAGCATCATCCGTTCCACCGTCATGGCGCAGCCCGCCACGGAGTCGGGCCAGGCGATCGTGGCGAGGAATTCGTCGAGCGGGGTGCCGGCGGGCAGTTCCTCCTGTTCGATCGGGGTGAGAGCGGCGGTCGTCGACTGCGCCTCGTCGAGACCGAGCTGGGCGGCGAGGCCGGGCTCCTGGACGCGCAGCCGGGCGGTGTCGACCAGGGCGAACAGCCGGGCGGGCCGGTCCCAGCCGAGACCGGCGGCGTATTCGTCGATTTCGAGCACGGCGACGGTGAGGGGGCTCGCGGCCATCGGAGGGCCTGAAGGGGAAACGTTGGGCATGCTCACATCCTGCCTCCTTCCGCCCCGGTAACGGGAACTAGGTAAAGCCTCAGTAAGTTGCATAGGTGGGCTCTACGATCGCTGGGCCCGTTCCATACGACCCGCGAACTTCGAGGTGCGCACGTTGGCTTTCCAGATGCCGGACCGCGGCGGAGGCCCGA from the Streptomyces sp. AM 4-1-1 genome contains:
- a CDS encoding PDZ domain-containing protein, coding for MPRRTATMLASTLILIVLLCVGVPLKVPYAEMSPGPTVNTLGNAGGEPVLQISGHKTYPTSGHLNMTTVRVTSADYGMNLVEAVYGWLDHDSVVVPHDTLYPDGKTEEQSTQENAEEFSQSQESAKVAALTELGIPVTARVVVSTVVKGSPAENRLHAGDVIKDVDGTAVEQPEDVAKLVTKHKPGQDVTFTVVPARAAAAAEKAGKQPEGTERVTIVTEKAPKENRAIVGIQAGTDHTFPFTIDIKLADVGGPSAGLMFSLGIIDKLTPTDLTGGKFVAGTGTIDDKGEVGPIGGINMKLVGARDAGARYFLTPDENCAAAASDTPSGLTLVRVKTLSDARQSLEKIRTDRTADLPGCSKS
- a CDS encoding PPA1309 family protein gives rise to the protein MPNVSPSGPPMAASPLTVAVLEIDEYAAGLGWDRPARLFALVDTARLRVQEPGLAAQLGLDEAQSTTAALTPIEQEELPAGTPLDEFLATIAWPDSVAGCAMTVERMMLPPSAEASVPEGLNDTQLTKWVAGHPDRQEVRMTVAVLRDGARESAVRLREKDSSTEVLTGAGLVPGLAEALAATFEG